The following coding sequences are from one Saprospiraceae bacterium window:
- a CDS encoding methyltransferase domain-containing protein: MQNLDKEFWDLRWQQGTTGWDIGYASPALITFMESYPNKSAKILIPGCGNAYEAEELINMGYTNIDIVDISPKAVANLTEKFRGKNAVHSLCCDFFELKGPYDLILEQTFFCALDPGKRRQYVQQCHDLLNPEGVVAGLLFATAFAADGPPFGGDADEYRELFSAKFQIRKLDNCYNSIPKRAGNELFFILVKM; this comes from the coding sequence ATGCAAAATTTAGACAAGGAGTTTTGGGACCTCAGATGGCAACAGGGAACAACAGGATGGGATATAGGTTATGCTTCACCAGCTTTAATAACTTTTATGGAGAGCTATCCCAATAAATCTGCAAAGATTTTAATACCGGGCTGTGGTAATGCCTATGAAGCTGAGGAATTAATAAACATGGGATATACAAATATTGATATTGTCGACATTTCTCCAAAGGCAGTGGCTAATTTAACGGAGAAATTTCGCGGAAAGAATGCTGTACATTCATTATGCTGCGATTTTTTTGAATTGAAGGGTCCTTACGATCTCATCCTCGAACAAACTTTCTTTTGTGCTTTAGACCCAGGCAAACGTAGGCAATACGTGCAGCAATGTCACGACTTATTGAACCCGGAAGGTGTGGTGGCCGGGCTACTTTTTGCCACCGCATTTGCTGCGGATGGTCCGCCATTTGGAGGTGATGCTGATGAATATAGGGAACTATTCAGCGCAAAATTTCAAATCCGAAAACTTGATAATTGTTACAACAGCATTCCCAAGAGAGCCGGAAACGAATTGTTTTTTATATTGGTGAAAATGTAA
- a CDS encoding LTA synthase family protein, which yields MIAIISLLYGSDAVLYREWGYRLDKTAFMYLTQFREAGNFIAPSNSIMGICLSCCFFITGWFIFQKFKSISEISTHKYLYVLHFLCIPLLILPIRGGIGIIPMNPGKVYFSTHAFSNHSALNVPWNLLYSFEKSNKTRQDIILLNSQATDEILASNILGRDTNNCSFLTLKRPKILMFLLESFTANLIYNNFEETEITPGLNRNFKTGVYFKNAYASGDRTEMGIAASLSGFPAQPFSSILHYPDKTLKLPSILTDLEFEGYHTAFYYGGDVSFANMNSYFLNAGCDRILDKSAFPSSSYNAKWGVHDHILFEKIYGDIITDTSLFFKICLSLSSHPPYDVPEKTKWESIREEVQFLNTAHYTDKHLTRMLDQLKQLPIWNELLIVIVADHGARFPGNHPFHTPEKFHIPMWFGGGVIQKDTIIQTIVSQSDLPALLLEQMGLLHHEYTFSRGLSSSCIPFAYYAFNKGYGIVDSCGTKSWSLDPHQLLLKVSSPCTPDDLGKAFTQKVLNVFESL from the coding sequence TTGATAGCAATAATCTCCCTTTTATATGGTTCTGATGCAGTGTTGTACCGCGAATGGGGTTATCGACTAGATAAAACGGCCTTTATGTATTTAACGCAATTCCGGGAAGCCGGTAATTTTATCGCCCCATCCAATAGTATCATGGGTATCTGCTTAAGTTGCTGTTTTTTCATAACCGGTTGGTTTATCTTTCAAAAATTCAAATCAATTTCCGAAATATCGACGCACAAGTACTTGTATGTGCTTCATTTTCTTTGCATTCCGCTTTTAATTTTACCTATCAGGGGTGGCATTGGAATTATACCTATGAATCCCGGAAAAGTATATTTTAGCACTCATGCATTTTCCAATCATTCGGCACTTAATGTTCCCTGGAATCTCTTATACAGCTTCGAAAAGTCCAACAAAACCAGACAGGATATTATCCTTTTAAATTCCCAGGCTACAGATGAAATATTGGCCTCTAATATCCTGGGTCGAGATACTAACAACTGTTCGTTTTTAACATTGAAGCGTCCAAAAATTCTAATGTTTCTATTAGAAAGTTTCACTGCCAATTTGATTTATAATAATTTTGAAGAAACAGAGATCACTCCCGGGCTCAATCGCAATTTTAAAACAGGGGTTTACTTTAAAAATGCATATGCTTCCGGAGATCGAACGGAAATGGGAATTGCTGCAAGTCTGAGTGGATTTCCGGCACAACCCTTTTCTTCTATCCTTCATTATCCCGATAAAACATTAAAATTACCATCTATCCTTACAGATTTGGAATTTGAAGGATATCACACTGCGTTCTATTATGGCGGAGATGTGAGTTTCGCAAACATGAATAGTTATTTTTTGAATGCAGGTTGTGACCGCATTTTGGATAAGTCTGCATTTCCTTCTTCAAGTTATAATGCCAAGTGGGGTGTTCATGATCACATTTTATTTGAAAAAATTTACGGAGACATTATAACTGACACTAGCTTGTTTTTTAAAATCTGTTTGAGTCTGAGCAGTCACCCTCCTTATGATGTCCCTGAAAAAACCAAATGGGAAAGTATCCGTGAGGAAGTTCAATTTCTGAACACAGCTCACTATACAGACAAACATCTGACAAGGATGTTGGATCAATTAAAACAACTTCCAATTTGGAATGAATTACTTATTGTGATTGTTGCCGATCATGGTGCCAGGTTCCCAGGCAATCATCCTTTCCATACTCCTGAGAAATTTCATATTCCCATGTGGTTTGGAGGAGGTGTCATTCAAAAAGATACCATTATTCAAACAATTGTTAGTCAAAGTGATTTGCCTGCTTTGCTATTGGAACAAATGGGCTTACTCCATCACGAATATACGTTTTCAAGAGGACTTTCATCCAGCTGTATTCCATTCGCCTACTACGCATTCAACAAAGGTTATGGCATCGTAGATTCATGTGGCACCAAATCATGGAGCCTTGATCCGCATCAGTTATTATTGAAAGTTTCAAGCCCTTGTACCCCCGATGATTTAGGAAAAGCATTCACACAAAAAGTATTAAATGTCTTTGAATCACTTTAA
- a CDS encoding VWA domain-containing protein, with amino-acid sequence MEGNSLSRWKLVLGTEDEAPNNIELTQEYKDLEHLLQMVYGAKEGGGFGKSSLKIKKWLDGIRLNFPTEVVQIMQNDALERQGVKEMLLEPELLEKLEPSISMVATILQLQHLLPDRTKAAARQIVQHLVSEIEQKLKYKLIFAVQKAKVQLSKPIHPTTSVIDWNKTIHRNLKHYQNNLNSIIPVQWYGYKKATRIPEIFILVDISESMIESMVYTAIVASVLASIKTVETQLIFFNTEILDFTNKYDDPVQLLFSAACGGGTDIALAVRYAAQKMRNPSDCLLFMVSDLYEGGNKQDLILQLNGLLDRGVKIYSLLSLTDSGTPEYDQMLAKQIADLDIPCFACSPDQFPELLTEALSKNMN; translated from the coding sequence ATGGAAGGCAATAGTCTGAGTAGGTGGAAATTGGTTCTGGGAACGGAGGATGAAGCACCAAATAATATTGAACTTACGCAAGAATACAAAGACCTGGAGCATTTGCTACAAATGGTTTATGGAGCAAAGGAAGGTGGCGGATTTGGTAAATCATCTTTAAAAATCAAGAAGTGGTTGGATGGTATCAGGCTGAATTTTCCAACGGAAGTAGTGCAGATCATGCAGAATGATGCGCTTGAACGTCAGGGTGTAAAGGAAATGCTATTGGAACCCGAATTGTTGGAAAAACTTGAACCTTCTATTTCTATGGTTGCTACTATTTTACAATTGCAACATTTGTTGCCCGATAGAACAAAGGCTGCAGCCCGACAAATTGTGCAACATTTGGTGTCTGAAATTGAACAAAAACTGAAGTACAAGCTGATCTTTGCGGTGCAAAAAGCAAAAGTACAGTTGTCAAAACCAATACACCCGACAACCAGCGTAATCGATTGGAATAAAACGATACACAGGAATTTGAAGCATTATCAAAACAATCTGAACTCTATCATTCCTGTGCAATGGTATGGATATAAGAAAGCTACCCGAATCCCAGAAATCTTTATTCTCGTCGATATTTCCGAGTCCATGATTGAAAGCATGGTCTATACTGCAATTGTAGCGTCTGTTTTGGCATCTATAAAAACGGTAGAAACGCAACTTATTTTTTTTAATACGGAGATTTTGGATTTTACAAACAAATATGATGATCCTGTTCAATTGTTGTTTAGCGCTGCGTGTGGAGGGGGCACGGATATTGCCCTGGCGGTGAGGTATGCCGCCCAAAAAATGCGGAATCCTTCAGATTGTTTGTTATTTATGGTAAGCGATTTGTATGAAGGTGGCAACAAACAAGACCTTATTCTGCAGCTCAATGGTTTACTTGATCGTGGAGTTAAGATTTATAGTCTGTTGAGCCTTACAGATAGCGGCACTCCGGAGTATGACCAGATGCTCGCAAAGCAAATCGCTGACTTGGATATTCCATGTTTTGCCTGCTCTCCCGATCAATTTCCGGAACTTTTAACGGAGGCCTTGAGTAAAAATATGAACTGA
- a CDS encoding endonuclease/exonuclease/phosphatase family protein has translation MLRFFLSLNIVWFIVCIGIYLMVGLEPSIFWMFSIVSLFIPVVFLINIILILFWLLFNWKNAWLPLVTIVLGWNPLLLMFSFGETSDANKCRKDPISIMSYNVYGLKQLKDTSAAMMQMKKNKFISFIRQHDPDILCVQEDNFFADEIINNAGIYPHFHYLIQHGAAIYSKFPILDKGRIDFGKRTNSCLWVDVLMQGKTVRVYSLHLQSNQITKEVTAITTDQSEENDKTVGTIRRMLRKYKNSAIIRSKQALLVKQNAIDCGKPCIIAGDFNDTPFSHCYKVLAQDRNDSFLECGSGLGTTYAGALPGLRIDYVMGDLKEIIFCSHRVLHTPYSDHHPVFAKFYVK, from the coding sequence ATGTTGCGTTTTTTTTTATCCTTAAATATTGTTTGGTTCATTGTCTGCATTGGTATTTATCTGATGGTCGGATTAGAACCTTCCATATTCTGGATGTTTTCAATTGTTAGTTTGTTTATTCCTGTTGTTTTTCTCATCAACATTATCCTGATTTTGTTTTGGCTACTTTTTAATTGGAAAAATGCATGGTTGCCATTGGTCACCATTGTTTTAGGATGGAATCCCTTGTTACTCATGTTCAGTTTCGGAGAAACATCTGATGCCAATAAATGCCGTAAAGATCCTATAAGCATCATGAGTTACAATGTCTACGGTTTGAAACAATTAAAGGATACTTCTGCTGCAATGATGCAAATGAAAAAAAATAAATTTATTTCATTTATCAGACAACACGATCCCGATATTCTTTGTGTTCAGGAAGATAATTTTTTTGCCGATGAAATTATTAACAATGCTGGTATCTACCCGCACTTTCATTATTTAATTCAACACGGGGCAGCAATATATTCGAAGTTCCCGATTTTAGACAAAGGCCGCATCGATTTTGGAAAGCGAACGAACAGTTGTTTGTGGGTTGATGTTCTGATGCAAGGTAAAACGGTCAGGGTTTATAGCCTTCATCTTCAAAGTAATCAAATCACCAAAGAAGTTACGGCGATTACCACAGATCAGTCAGAGGAAAATGATAAGACCGTCGGAACGATTCGGAGGATGTTGCGTAAGTATAAAAATAGTGCCATCATACGATCAAAACAAGCGCTACTGGTAAAACAAAATGCCATAGATTGTGGCAAGCCCTGTATTATTGCAGGCGATTTTAACGATACGCCTTTCTCACATTGTTATAAAGTATTGGCACAAGATCGCAATGACAGTTTCCTCGAATGTGGCTCGGGCTTGGGTACAACGTATGCTGGCGCATTACCCGGACTAAGAATTGATTATGTTATGGGTGATTTAAAGGAAATTATTTTTTGCTCGCACAGAGTATTACATACTCCATATTCGGACCATCACCCGGTTTTCGCAAAATTTTATGTAAAATAG
- a CDS encoding SulP family inorganic anion transporter: protein MKRTFKYYRIMWLRHDLSSGISVFLIALPLCMGVALASNAPIYAGILSGIIGGIIVALISKSPFAVSGPAAGLTTVVAAAITSLGDYKLFLLSVCIAGLFQILLAALKIGIIVNYFPSSVIKGMLAAIGIILISKQIPIALGYDQPDFWTSGFLEVFASHNFLGNLSNFWAHVSFSTILITFLSLIILIYIKFTNNKKIKSFPAPFIIVCLGILLSFSLTHFTFGLPLKPSQMVEISSNIFSEMTFPDFSQLFSNFKIWENGLIIGSLASLETLLSINALDKLDAHNRITPVNRELFAQGIGNICCGLLGAIPITAVVVRGAANIDAGAKTKASAFTHGLLLLGAVLTIPFILNLIPFASLAAILLITGYNLTKPKLYKSMFTLGSNQYLPFILTIVMILLTNLLVGVCIGLLLSIYYIVQKNFKAEYKITKTHQGGIETYYIKLNSNVTFLNKVNLRKVLDDIPEYSILTIDGSDCNFIDYDILEIIGEYENKAHDKHIELHLSGIEKVETTTLHH, encoded by the coding sequence ATGAAACGAACATTTAAATATTACCGGATCATGTGGTTGCGACATGACCTTTCATCGGGTATTTCCGTTTTTTTAATTGCACTTCCATTATGCATGGGTGTGGCTCTGGCTTCGAATGCACCTATTTATGCAGGAATTCTTTCCGGAATTATTGGAGGTATTATCGTAGCCCTGATCAGCAAATCTCCATTTGCAGTGTCGGGCCCTGCAGCAGGCTTAACAACCGTTGTCGCAGCTGCCATAACATCCCTGGGTGATTATAAATTATTTTTACTTTCTGTTTGTATTGCAGGATTGTTCCAGATTCTTTTGGCAGCTTTGAAAATTGGAATCATTGTTAATTATTTTCCTTCATCTGTCATCAAAGGTATGCTGGCTGCCATAGGTATTATTTTAATATCGAAACAAATACCAATAGCTCTGGGCTATGACCAACCAGATTTTTGGACCAGTGGATTTCTTGAAGTTTTCGCTTCCCATAACTTTCTGGGAAATCTTTCAAACTTTTGGGCGCATGTAAGTTTCTCGACCATCCTTATTACTTTCCTTTCTTTAATCATTCTCATCTATATTAAATTTACAAACAATAAAAAAATAAAAAGTTTTCCCGCTCCTTTTATCATCGTATGTCTAGGTATCTTATTAAGTTTTTCGCTAACTCATTTTACTTTCGGCCTTCCATTAAAACCAAGCCAAATGGTTGAAATTTCTTCCAATATTTTTAGCGAAATGACATTTCCGGATTTTTCACAACTCTTTTCTAATTTTAAAATTTGGGAAAACGGGCTCATTATTGGATCACTGGCTTCTTTGGAAACCCTTTTAAGTATAAACGCGCTTGACAAATTGGATGCCCATAACCGGATCACTCCGGTCAATCGGGAATTATTTGCACAAGGTATCGGCAATATATGTTGTGGCCTTTTAGGAGCCATTCCCATCACGGCGGTAGTGGTTAGAGGAGCTGCAAACATTGATGCAGGGGCAAAAACAAAAGCATCCGCTTTTACACACGGTTTGCTTTTATTAGGCGCAGTTTTGACGATTCCTTTTATTTTAAATCTTATTCCCTTTGCATCATTGGCAGCTATACTATTGATTACAGGATATAACCTGACGAAACCAAAATTGTATAAAAGTATGTTTACACTAGGTTCGAATCAATATCTGCCATTTATACTGACCATTGTAATGATTCTACTTACCAATTTATTAGTAGGTGTATGTATTGGTTTGCTTTTATCGATTTATTACATTGTGCAGAAAAATTTTAAAGCCGAATATAAAATCACAAAGACACATCAAGGAGGAATAGAAACTTATTACATTAAACTGAACTCCAATGTGACATTTTTAAATAAAGTCAATCTCCGAAAAGTTTTAGACGACATTCCCGAATACAGCATATTGACGATTGATGGCAGTGATTGTAATTTTATTGATTATGATATTCTTGAAATTATTGGAGAGTACGAGAATAAAGCTCACGACAAACATATTGAATTGCATTTGTCCGGAATTGAAAAAGTAGAAACAACCACCTTACATCATTAA
- a CDS encoding rhomboid family intramembrane serine protease: protein MFDSIVKDIRYKLQTGGFWIRCIAICVAVFLLLNILKAWFTFSNDGLAAATYHDIIYSVSISSEWIDNIWRIWVWVTHIFVHEGFFHLLWNMMWLYWFAGIVEDLIGIRHAKYIFFEAALFGALAFILSAQFIPWYQHMEIHAYGASAAVNGLLFAAATISPTYNIRLLIFGNVQLKYLALVILILDILFAGQTSNTGGHFAHLGGALWGYLYIVLLRKGFDMDILKLKAFHKTKKKPKILPFHRKPKSHTDDKPAEDRLNQILDKIHKQGIQTLSDDEKSYLDHRSKE from the coding sequence ATGTTTGATTCAATCGTTAAAGATATCCGATACAAATTACAAACCGGCGGTTTCTGGATTCGCTGTATTGCTATTTGTGTAGCTGTCTTTTTGCTGCTGAATATTTTGAAAGCTTGGTTTACGTTTAGCAATGATGGACTGGCAGCAGCAACGTATCATGATATTATCTATTCGGTCAGTATTTCATCAGAATGGATTGATAATATTTGGAGGATTTGGGTATGGGTGACCCATATTTTTGTGCATGAGGGTTTCTTTCATTTATTATGGAACATGATGTGGCTTTATTGGTTTGCAGGAATTGTTGAAGATCTCATCGGCATTAGGCATGCGAAATACATTTTTTTTGAGGCGGCTTTGTTTGGAGCTCTGGCATTTATCCTTTCAGCACAATTCATTCCCTGGTATCAGCATATGGAAATACATGCCTATGGAGCTTCCGCTGCGGTTAATGGATTGTTGTTTGCAGCCGCTACTATTTCACCCACTTATAATATACGCTTATTGATTTTTGGCAATGTTCAACTCAAATATCTCGCATTGGTCATCCTCATTTTGGACATTTTGTTTGCAGGACAAACCAGCAACACTGGAGGCCATTTTGCGCATCTGGGTGGTGCTTTGTGGGGTTATTTATATATCGTATTACTTCGTAAAGGATTCGATATGGATATATTGAAATTAAAGGCTTTCCATAAAACAAAGAAAAAACCAAAAATCTTACCCTTTCATAGAAAACCAAAATCTCACACGGATGACAAACCTGCTGAGGATCGTCTCAATCAAATTCTCGATAAAATTCACAAACAGGGGATTCAGACTTTAAGTGATGATGAGAAATCATATCTTGATCACCGAAGTAAAGAATAA
- a CDS encoding DUF4920 domain-containing protein → MKHYLLGLGLLALLSCKNEKAAETVPESNQTNALAYYGDSISTDSALTVDETIQSLAGNDSIMTSVSGYVTSVCQKKGCWMVLSQNPGDTTGLFVKFRDYGFFVPLDFSGSKVVIRGKAFKEITSVDDLKHYAEDEGKSADEIAKITDPLEELKFMADGVALIENPTK, encoded by the coding sequence ATGAAACATTATCTATTAGGACTTGGATTACTGGCCCTGTTAAGTTGCAAAAATGAGAAAGCTGCAGAAACTGTACCAGAATCGAATCAAACAAACGCTTTAGCCTATTACGGTGACAGCATATCTACCGATAGCGCTTTAACGGTAGATGAAACGATTCAATCACTGGCAGGCAATGACAGTATTATGACCTCTGTGAGCGGATACGTAACAAGCGTGTGCCAAAAAAAGGGTTGCTGGATGGTTTTGAGCCAAAACCCGGGCGACACTACCGGACTTTTTGTAAAATTCAGAGATTATGGCTTTTTTGTTCCTTTAGATTTTTCAGGTAGCAAAGTTGTAATACGTGGAAAAGCATTCAAAGAAATCACTTCTGTGGATGATTTGAAACATTATGCTGAAGATGAAGGGAAATCTGCAGATGAAATAGCGAAAATCACGGATCCTCTGGAGGAATTGAAATTTATGGCCGATGGAGTCGCTTTGATTGAAAATCCTACGAAATAA
- a CDS encoding class I fructose-bisphosphate aldolase yields MPKTSIFELLGKQSSFYLDHVCKTIPKSTLHLPAKDSVDKIWTISNRSNQTLRNLSALYNSGRLSGTGYVSILPVDQGIEHSAGASFAPNPEYFDPENIVKLAIEGGCNAVASTYGVLASVSRKYAHKIPFIVKVNHNELLTFPNRADQLMYGVVEDAWNMGAAGIGATIYFGSEESGRQIVEIAEAFEHAHQLGMFTVLWCYLRNSAFKKDGVDYHAAADLTGQANHLGVTIQADVIKQKLPTNNGGYNALNMGGSSYGKTNPKIYSELTSDHPIDLCRYQVANCYMGRVGLINSGGESKGAGDLSEAVITAVINKRAGGMGLISGRKAFQKPLKEGVELLNAIQDVYLDKKITIA; encoded by the coding sequence ATGCCAAAAACTTCCATTTTCGAATTATTGGGAAAACAATCTTCGTTTTACCTTGATCACGTTTGTAAAACGATTCCAAAATCTACATTGCATCTTCCCGCTAAAGATAGCGTTGATAAAATCTGGACCATCAGCAACAGATCTAATCAAACGCTTCGGAACCTATCTGCGCTTTACAACAGTGGCAGATTGTCCGGGACGGGTTATGTGAGTATTTTACCTGTAGATCAGGGTATCGAACATAGTGCCGGTGCTTCGTTCGCACCCAATCCGGAGTATTTTGATCCGGAAAATATAGTTAAACTAGCCATTGAAGGTGGTTGTAATGCAGTTGCTTCTACTTATGGCGTACTTGCTTCTGTTTCGCGTAAGTATGCGCATAAAATTCCTTTTATCGTTAAAGTTAACCACAACGAATTATTAACTTTTCCTAACCGTGCCGATCAACTCATGTATGGTGTGGTGGAAGATGCATGGAACATGGGAGCAGCAGGAATAGGTGCTACTATTTATTTTGGATCTGAAGAAAGTGGCCGCCAGATCGTTGAAATTGCAGAAGCATTCGAGCACGCACATCAATTAGGTATGTTTACGGTATTGTGGTGTTATCTGCGAAATTCGGCATTTAAAAAAGATGGCGTTGATTATCATGCAGCAGCCGACCTTACCGGTCAAGCCAATCACCTTGGAGTGACCATACAGGCAGATGTCATTAAACAAAAATTACCTACAAACAACGGGGGTTACAATGCATTGAATATGGGAGGTTCTTCATACGGTAAAACCAATCCGAAAATATATTCTGAACTTACATCCGATCATCCCATTGACTTGTGCAGATACCAGGTAGCCAATTGTTATATGGGACGCGTTGGTTTGATCAATAGCGGTGGAGAATCAAAAGGTGCCGGCGATCTTTCGGAAGCAGTTATCACTGCGGTGATCAATAAACGGGCTGGTGGAATGGGTCTGATATCCGGAAGGAAAGCTTTTCAAAAGCCGCTTAAAGAAGGTGTAGAATTATTGAATGCCATACAAGATGTTTACCTGGATAAAAAGATCACAATAGCCTGA
- a CDS encoding response regulator transcription factor, which yields MKTGIIIFEDHDYFRQSLTDILNMVDDFEVLAAFENCNQIVEQVNQLNPTVLLMDISMNGVDGIEGLKRVRAYHKNLPIIMLTVFEDNDNILEAICNGASGYLLKSTPLQFIPDAIRDVLNGGAPMTSSIARKVIQAFQKTNIKSTEQFGLTQREQQVLELLTSGHSYKMIADKCNVSLETVRSHIKKIYEKLQVHSATEAAAKIFGSN from the coding sequence ATGAAAACCGGAATTATCATTTTTGAAGATCATGACTACTTCAGACAAAGTCTCACGGACATTCTTAATATGGTGGATGATTTTGAAGTCTTGGCAGCCTTTGAAAACTGTAATCAAATTGTTGAGCAAGTAAATCAACTCAATCCAACAGTATTATTGATGGATATTTCTATGAATGGTGTTGATGGAATCGAAGGATTAAAAAGAGTGCGCGCCTATCACAAAAATTTGCCGATTATTATGCTGACGGTATTTGAAGATAATGATAATATTCTTGAAGCTATTTGCAACGGAGCGTCGGGTTATTTATTAAAAAGTACACCCTTACAATTCATACCCGATGCCATTAGAGATGTTTTAAATGGAGGAGCTCCAATGACTTCAAGTATTGCAAGAAAAGTGATTCAAGCCTTTCAAAAAACGAATATTAAATCAACAGAGCAGTTTGGCTTGACACAAAGAGAACAACAGGTTCTGGAATTGCTTACAAGCGGACACAGCTATAAAATGATTGCCGATAAATGTAACGTCTCGCTCGAAACAGTGCGATCACATATTAAAAAAATCTACGAAAAATTGCAGGTGCATTCAGCTACAGAAGCAGCTGCAAAGATTTTTGGATCGAATTAA
- the odhB gene encoding 2-oxoglutarate dehydrogenase complex dihydrolipoyllysine-residue succinyltransferase, whose amino-acid sequence MAIIDLKVPVIGESVTEVTLSRWLKPDGSFVSMDEAICEFDSDKATLEFPAEASGKLIHVAKEGDDLPIGALVARIDTSSKMTGQTAQQKEVLSQTSSSQSEIREPAPAAAKLMREANITISEVSGTGKEGRITKEDALKAVADKAVSQAEHVKQVQQPIIFASHDSNVLNRSNRREKMSRMRRTISKRLVEARNHTAMLTTFNEVDMSALIDLRKKYNEAYEKKYGIKIGFMSLFAKACSQVLMQMPEVNAFIDGEEIIYHDYVDISVAISTDSGLVVPPIRNVESLTIHAFEKQLKILADKARTATLSLDEMSGGTFTITNGGIFGSLMSTPILNEPQSAILGMHAIKDRPVVVNGEIAIRPMMYLALSYDHRLIDGSSSVRFLVKLKELLEDPVKMFLHL is encoded by the coding sequence ATGGCAATTATCGATTTAAAAGTTCCGGTTATAGGTGAGTCGGTTACCGAAGTCACTCTATCTAGGTGGTTGAAACCAGATGGGAGCTTTGTCTCAATGGATGAAGCAATTTGTGAATTCGATTCAGACAAAGCAACTTTGGAATTTCCTGCAGAGGCAAGTGGAAAACTGATCCATGTGGCAAAAGAAGGAGATGACCTGCCTATTGGAGCTCTGGTTGCACGCATAGATACTTCTTCAAAGATGACCGGGCAAACCGCTCAACAAAAAGAGGTCCTTTCCCAAACTTCAAGTAGCCAATCTGAAATCAGAGAACCCGCCCCGGCTGCTGCTAAACTAATGAGAGAGGCAAACATTACCATTTCTGAAGTCTCTGGCACCGGAAAGGAGGGTCGAATTACCAAAGAAGATGCATTAAAAGCAGTTGCAGACAAAGCAGTTTCGCAAGCTGAGCATGTTAAACAAGTTCAACAACCAATTATTTTTGCAAGTCATGATTCTAATGTATTGAATCGATCAAATCGGCGTGAAAAAATGAGCAGAATGCGACGCACCATATCTAAAAGATTGGTGGAAGCGCGTAATCATACTGCCATGCTCACTACATTTAATGAAGTCGACATGTCTGCCCTTATCGATCTCCGCAAAAAGTACAACGAGGCTTATGAAAAAAAATATGGTATAAAAATCGGTTTTATGTCGCTTTTTGCCAAAGCCTGCAGTCAGGTGTTAATGCAAATGCCTGAAGTCAATGCATTTATTGATGGTGAGGAAATTATCTATCATGATTATGTAGATATTTCAGTGGCCATTTCCACAGATTCGGGTTTGGTAGTACCTCCGATCAGGAATGTTGAATCACTGACGATCCATGCGTTTGAAAAACAATTGAAAATACTGGCAGATAAAGCGAGAACAGCTACGCTTTCATTAGATGAAATGAGCGGAGGCACCTTTACCATTACGAATGGTGGTATTTTTGGATCTTTAATGAGTACCCCTATTTTAAATGAGCCTCAGTCTGCTATTTTGGGTATGCATGCGATCAAAGACAGGCCGGTTGTTGTCAATGGTGAGATCGCAATCAGACCTATGATGTATCTGGCACTTTCATACGATCATCGACTGATCGATGGATCCTCATCTGTTCGTTTTCTGGTGAAGCTGAAAGAATTATTGGAAGATCCGGTAAAGATGTTTTTACATTTGTAG
- a CDS encoding cupin domain-containing protein, producing MKNVFKLLALIFIFGLSSNLSELKSQDVLKAAPNVYKLLSDTLGMRLFEIEFEPGEAAALHTHPDHAVYVVTGGTLEVAHANGHKEIVKLESGMGVIFPSESHSAKNIGNTSIKAVVVEVMRKRYRILIILIYLYEKCELSFSAFCNSGANKLCSEKC from the coding sequence ATGAAAAATGTATTTAAATTACTTGCACTTATTTTTATCTTTGGATTAAGTTCTAATTTGTCTGAACTTAAATCGCAGGATGTATTAAAAGCTGCTCCCAATGTATATAAATTATTATCAGATACACTGGGAATGAGACTATTTGAAATAGAGTTTGAGCCTGGAGAAGCAGCTGCATTACATACTCATCCGGATCATGCGGTTTATGTGGTTACAGGTGGAACCCTTGAAGTTGCACATGCAAATGGCCATAAGGAAATTGTAAAATTGGAGAGTGGTATGGGTGTTATTTTTCCGTCTGAATCGCATTCAGCAAAGAATATTGGCAACACATCCATCAAGGCAGTTGTAGTTGAAGTAATGCGCAAGCGATACAGGATTTTAATCATCTTAATCTATTTATATGAAAAATGTGAATTATCTTTTTCTGCTTTTTGTAATTCTGGGGCAAATAAGCTGTGCTCAGAAAAGTGCTGA